The DNA window ACTATAGCATTGAAGTTGGAATACTGGTATgcttttttcaataaaattgacatTATGTTTACATTTTGTTGACATAATTTATGCATCTTGTCAAAATGCTTTGTATAAGTAGTTtagttttgtttatatatttgcAGAAAGATATGTTTGAGGCATACTTCAAAGAGAAGAACATATCAGGGCTATCAGAAAATATAAAGAAGTCTCCATACAAAGTTGTTCCTTTAGATTGGGCCACAAGCACCAATAAAGAAGACAATGGTATATATTTGATGAGACACATGGAAACTTACTTTGGCAGAAAGGGAAGGGAATGTAATATTGGCTTTTCTCCACGTGGCACAAAGATTTTACAGATACTCAGAGGAAGATATTGTGAAGCGATGCTTACATCAAGGAGCAACAAGAAGTGTATGGATATGGTACGTGTCGCTGACGACTGGATGACAGCAAACAAGCACAGATTGCCTGAGTTACAGAAAAAGTTTAAGGAATGGTTTAGCTGTAGAAACAAGAAGTAAACAACtgttttattctgattttgaacAAAAAGTGGTTTGGATATTTGATCTTATTATGTTTTTTAGATGGATATGTTAAACAATTATCTCAAACTGATTTTTAAACCATGCACTATATAGaaatatatcaaatgtcaacaactagaattaaatgtcaacaactatttttctcttatgaaatgtcaacaaccagaattaaaatgtcaacagcaaTTTTTTgttatcaaatgtcaacaacttgaattaaatgttaacatatattttttcttattaaatgacaactattttttaataaagtgtaaGCAACTATTTTGTCTTATTAAATGTCAACAAGAAGTATACAacaattttttcttattttcttaatttgacATAAGTTATACCATAATTATAATACAATACATGTCAAAAGCTTGAATATAAATGTCAATAATTTATAGCAAAAATGTATACAACTTTTCAATAGGCATCATATAAAATGACAACAATTCAAaaacaaattttttaattaaaaaaacattttcctTCCTTCCTCAAAAACAGAGTTAAACGGATTTgtaatcaaatttaaaaacCATTTCTCTCATATGTCACTTGAAAACCCCTCTCTCAAAAGaagatttatataaaatttcTCTCCCAACCACTTTCTCTTCTCTTAAATCTTCATGCCGATAGAAATCCAAAGTCGACATTCATTCAATTCCTAAACCTTCATCTACAATATCAAACTAGTTTGATTTATAAGCCCTTTTTATCTCCTGCctaaaaaataatttctaaaacaaTGACAAGAGAATCGATTGAGCAGTCGCCCGTTGCCGGAAAAATGGCTTCCAATTTGGAGGTCAACACCAAAACGACTGAACCGACTCTTTCAGGTTAAAGATTACATTCGTTTTTAATTGTATGgctttaattttagtttttttaaaacaaagttTGAGTATTCAAAAATTTTATGTTTAGGTTTTCATAATTTAGTTATCTGATGAGTTTGAATTCTgcttttttttggggggggttGATTAGCTATGGAAATTGATGAAGGGTCGGAAGCTGGAAATAAAGAAACAGAGGAAAAATCTTCTTCAAGTTAAGTACTCCTcctatatatttaaattacaataattattgACATTAAAGGATGTCTGTTGACATAATGGTGTTGACATTTTGTAGTAGTATCtcaatagctattgacatagtGTAGAAAACAGGGTATGCTTGCCATTGTTATATATATGGCTGTTACGATGGCTGACTTATATGTGTACTTGCTATTGTCATGTAATTGTTATATATATGGTTAATATTAACAGGGTATGCTATTGACATAGTGTAGAAAACAGGGTACTTGCTATTGACATAGTGTAGAAAACATGGTATGCTTGCCATTGTTATATATATGGCTGTTACGATGGCTGACTTATATGTGTACTTGCTATTGTCATGTAATTGTTATATATATGGTTAATATTAACATAGGTAAGGATAATTTAATACAATACCTATTGTCATAGCTATATACATAGCTATAATACCTAGTTAAGGATTTTTTTGAATAGCAGTACATTGAACCAAAAAGAGGTATTGATATAGATTTGTTGTGTTTCATTTTGGATTTATTAACAGAGTATACTTAATGGCCAAACTTATTATTGATATAAatttattgtgtttcattttaaaccagaaaaaaggaaaatatcaAAGCAAAAAAGGAGTACCTCGGTATCTCAGAAAGAGTTCATGAATGTtgagaaaaaacaaaagaaaattataGAGAATGAAAAACAGAATCAGAATGCTCAAAAGGTATCTCAAAGGCTTCTAGTGAAAAGGAAGCCTTTGTTTTTTGTTGATGCAATAAGCCAGTTGAATGAGGCACAAATTAATTCTGTGAAGGATATGGGTTTGGAGTGTCTTGCATTACAAAATTGAATACATTCCTAGTAGATTAGCATTTTCTTTGTTGAAGAGATTTGATGAAGAAAATTGTAAGATAAAGCTTTGTAATGGCAAAAAAATTCATATCACGGAAGAGGATGTGGAGCTTGTGTATGGATTTCCAAGAGGTGACATTACTTACTGCAGGGAGAAGTGGAAAAGTAATGTACCTTTCATGAGGGAGTTAGCAGAACAATGCGATACAAAACCAGGAAATGTGAACCATAAAGCTGTTGAACAACTTATGTTAGCAGATAAGGAAAGAGGACCACAGTTCAAGAGATTGTTCTTGGTCCTATTAGAATCTGCATTGATTGAGCCTTCAACATGTGGAATGATAAAATCTAAGATTGGAGAGATAGTTGATGATTTGGATAATGTTTAGAAATATCAACTGTGCTCATATACAATCTCTGTGCTCAAGTTTGCTATTGATAATTGGTCGAAGACAGAGAAGAACGCCTTTGCAGGACCACTTCCCTTCCTCATGGTATGTTTTACATTTTGCATTACATTACTTATTGAAATGActtatatgtgtagttgatatAGCTTGTAATATAGCTGACATAAGTTGTATTAGTTATTTAAGTGGCTTCTATATTGAGTTGACACTATACACTAGTAATTGACATGCATTTTTTAACATGTGCAGCTTTGCTACTTATATAGAGTTATACAAGACAAGCGTCCTGTTCCTCGCTCACTTCCGTTAATGAAAGGATGGAAAAGTGAACATCTTCAGGCTAGAGAAGATAAAGAGATCAGAGAAGGAGTTTTTGGTTTAGGACGTATAAAGAAGAGATATGTTTTGGACAAGGAGGAGCAGCAGGGGGAGGGGGAGGAGCAGCAAGAGGAGAAGGAGCACGAGCAGGAGGAGcatgaggaggaagaggaggaggatgaacATGTACCTCATCCACAGATTACTCTTGACAGTGCAGTTGGGTCTTCTCATAATCTACaaataccaaaaaaattcataaagaaTGTAGTAACAAGCATTCTTGACATGAATCACTGGAAAATCAATCTTGTCAAGACCCTTAAAGAAGCTCCTCCACATATCAAAACTAACTATTTATTCGGAATGTTGTGTGATATGGCTAGATCTTCAGTTGGAAGCCAAACAACGACAATTGAGGCTGTGAATGAGAAGTGTCAACTATTGTCCAAGATGTTTGAGGAAGACAAGCCTGAAACTTTTGATCGTTGGAAAATAATCTTTGAATCAATGCTTCTTGCTCAAAAAGAAAAGGAAGCACTTGAAGATTTGGCTGAATTTCCAACTTTCAAAACGCCACGTTTCTTGGATAAAGTAAGTACGTCATTTTCTTTACATATGTTTCTCTGAGATGACATTAGATTAATCCTGTAGTTTAGATACTTACATTGTAGAACTAATTTACAAGCAGTATGCAGAGCAAGGAAATAGAGAAAATAACCCTACTTCGCCAGTTTCTAATACTAAAGGGGTGAGCAAAATCCTATCTTTTGTTATTTAGAatcaattgaaattaaattgatattaattataaattactaaTTGAATAGGCTGctgaagaaggagaaggagaaggaacaAAAGAGGACACAGTGGTTGATTACAGTAATGAATCAGCCTCTCCTATCTTACCACCAGCTGCAGGCCCAACGGATGACGCATATGTTGAAACGAACAAAGAAAAGCAGCAGGACAAAgggaaagagaaagaagagaatatTGTTAAAGTAAAATAACTAAACTATGACTAAAATGactaaattgttttttatatgaCTTGATAGTGAAGTTGATATTTGgttttaattgttgttgacatgttttttgtgtagttgacatgacttgaAAGTGAAGTTGACATTTGGTTTTAACTGTTATTAACATGGCTtctgtgtgtagttgacatggcttttgtgtgtagttgacatggcttctgattgttgttgacatggcttaTGATTGTTTTTaacatgacttataattgtaGTTGACATCGTTGTATGTGTTGTTGACATAGTATGTAACATAGTTGATATGGCTTGtacatgtagttgacatgac is part of the Salvia splendens isolate huo1 chromosome 22, SspV2, whole genome shotgun sequence genome and encodes:
- the LOC121787113 gene encoding uncharacterized protein LOC121787113 produces the protein MKINKIEIIDSVKPPKGKDPLENYSIEVGILKDMFEAYFKEKNISGLSENIKKSPYKVVPLDWATSTNKEDNGIYLMRHMETYFGRKGRECNIGFSPRGTKILQILRGRYCEAMLTSRSNKKCMDMVRVADDWMTANKHRLPELQKKFKEWFSCRNKK